A window of Sutcliffiella cohnii contains these coding sequences:
- the mutS gene encoding DNA mismatch repair protein MutS — MAAYTPMIQQYLKVKADYEDAFLFFRLGDFYEMFFEDAIKASQELEITLTSREGGGDEKIPMCGVPYHSAPNYIEQLIEKGYKVAICEQVEDPKQAKGVVKREVVQLITPGTVMDGKGLTDKQNNFLLSTTQFEDNTLGFTYADLSTGEIYVTVLTGGMNQLSNEVYSIGGKEIVVAPNFNTESLLPLQERMSLTISYEENCEPLNNMLPITEVLEQEKLKVTVNRLLHYLVKTQKRSLDHLQPAQFFQIDEFMKMDLYSKRNLELTETIRSKGKKGSLLWLLDQTVTAMGGRLLKQWIDRPLIDLKVITYRQEMVEVLIEQFFAREEIRELLKQVYDLERLAGRVAFGNVNGRDLVQLRKSLQQIPILKEKLTELPANMDELLQKMDDCEELANLLQNSLLEQPSISVKEGNIIKDGYNEDLDRYRDARRNGKTWIAELEKREREVTGIKSLKIGYNRIFGYYIEVTRANIHLLEEDRYERKQTLANAERYITEELKEKETLILEAEEKIIQLEYDLFVSLREKVKTFIPRVQLLAKAVSELDVLQCFATISEERQYVRPEFSPERVLAITDGRHPVVEKVLNSNEYVPNDCFMNNEREILLITGPNMSGKSTFMRQIALTAILAQIGCFVPAKSAVLPIFDQIFTRIGAADDLISGQSTFMVEMLEARNAIVHATQNSLILFDEIGRGTSTYDGMALAQSLIEYIHNKIGAKTLFSTHYHELTSLETALGKLLNIHVSVVEKNGKVVFLHKMKEGPADKSYGIHVAELANLPKEVIVRAAEILKALETPSSEKSPKIQEGTKVFEDDSQLSFFEMNDSKSKTSTPTIAKKEQEIIQTIKNIDILDMTPMQALNQLYELHKVLKK; from the coding sequence ATGGCAGCTTATACGCCAATGATTCAACAATACTTAAAGGTAAAGGCAGACTATGAAGATGCCTTTTTATTTTTTCGACTTGGTGATTTTTATGAAATGTTCTTTGAAGATGCTATAAAAGCATCTCAAGAATTGGAAATTACGTTAACAAGTAGAGAAGGTGGCGGAGATGAGAAAATTCCGATGTGTGGGGTTCCTTATCATTCTGCACCTAACTATATTGAACAATTAATTGAAAAAGGATATAAAGTAGCAATTTGTGAACAAGTAGAAGATCCTAAACAGGCGAAAGGAGTAGTAAAGAGAGAAGTAGTTCAGCTTATTACTCCTGGTACTGTTATGGATGGAAAAGGACTAACGGATAAGCAAAATAACTTTTTATTGTCTACAACACAGTTTGAAGATAATACACTTGGTTTTACTTATGCAGATTTATCAACTGGTGAAATTTATGTAACAGTATTAACGGGTGGTATGAATCAATTATCGAATGAGGTTTATTCAATCGGTGGGAAAGAAATAGTTGTTGCACCAAATTTTAATACAGAATCTTTACTACCTTTACAGGAACGAATGTCTTTAACTATTTCTTATGAGGAAAACTGTGAACCTTTAAACAATATGCTTCCTATTACAGAAGTACTAGAACAAGAAAAACTAAAAGTTACAGTAAATAGACTTCTTCATTATTTAGTAAAAACGCAAAAAAGAAGTTTGGATCATTTACAACCAGCTCAATTTTTTCAAATAGACGAGTTTATGAAAATGGATTTATATTCTAAGCGTAACTTAGAACTTACAGAAACAATTCGTTCGAAAGGTAAAAAAGGATCGTTATTATGGTTGTTAGACCAAACGGTTACAGCAATGGGTGGAAGGTTATTAAAACAATGGATTGACCGACCACTTATAGACTTAAAAGTAATTACGTACCGCCAGGAAATGGTTGAAGTACTAATAGAACAATTTTTTGCTAGAGAAGAAATTAGAGAACTATTAAAACAAGTTTACGATTTAGAAAGGCTAGCTGGAAGAGTGGCTTTTGGTAACGTGAATGGTAGAGATTTAGTTCAATTAAGAAAATCTCTTCAACAAATACCAATTTTGAAAGAAAAGTTAACGGAACTACCGGCTAATATGGACGAGCTCCTTCAAAAGATGGATGATTGTGAAGAGTTAGCCAATCTCCTGCAAAATAGTTTACTAGAACAACCTTCTATCTCAGTTAAAGAAGGAAACATTATTAAAGATGGGTATAATGAGGATTTAGACCGATACCGTGATGCTAGAAGAAACGGGAAAACTTGGATAGCAGAGTTAGAGAAAAGAGAACGAGAAGTTACTGGCATTAAATCATTAAAGATCGGATACAACCGAATTTTTGGTTACTACATTGAGGTCACTAGAGCTAACATTCACTTATTAGAAGAAGACAGATATGAACGAAAACAGACATTAGCGAATGCTGAACGGTATATAACAGAAGAACTGAAGGAAAAAGAAACATTAATTTTAGAAGCAGAAGAAAAAATAATTCAGCTGGAATATGATTTATTTGTAAGTTTAAGAGAAAAAGTAAAAACATTTATTCCGAGAGTACAGCTTCTAGCAAAAGCAGTTAGTGAATTAGATGTACTGCAATGTTTTGCGACAATAAGTGAAGAGCGTCAATATGTTCGTCCTGAGTTTAGCCCGGAAAGAGTTTTAGCGATAACGGACGGCAGACATCCAGTCGTTGAAAAAGTATTAAATTCGAACGAATATGTTCCGAACGATTGTTTCATGAACAACGAACGAGAAATATTACTTATTACTGGACCGAATATGTCTGGTAAAAGTACGTTTATGCGTCAAATTGCTTTAACAGCTATTTTGGCACAAATAGGTTGCTTTGTACCTGCGAAATCAGCAGTGTTACCTATTTTCGACCAAATTTTCACGAGGATTGGAGCAGCGGACGATTTAATATCTGGACAAAGTACGTTCATGGTAGAAATGTTGGAGGCGCGCAATGCGATTGTTCATGCAACGCAAAATAGTTTAATTTTATTTGATGAAATTGGCCGAGGTACATCTACGTATGATGGAATGGCGTTAGCGCAATCTTTAATCGAATATATACACAATAAAATAGGGGCAAAAACATTATTTTCGACCCACTACCATGAGTTAACGTCACTAGAAACTGCTTTAGGGAAGCTGCTCAATATTCATGTGAGTGTCGTAGAGAAAAATGGAAAAGTAGTATTCCTTCATAAGATGAAAGAAGGGCCTGCTGATAAAAGTTACGGTATTCATGTAGCGGAATTAGCTAACTTACCAAAAGAAGTAATTGTTAGAGCTGCGGAAATATTAAAAGCATTGGAAACGCCAAGTAGCGAGAAAAGTCCAAAAATACAAGAGGGAACGAAAGTTTTTGAAGATGATAGCCAACTATCCTTTTTTGAAATGAATGATAGTAAGTCTAAAACAAGTACACCAACTATCGCGAAAAAAGAGCAAGAAATTATTCAAACAATAAAAAATATAGATATATTAGACATGACACCTATGCAAGCACTAAATCAACTATACGAATTGCATAAGGTGCTAAAAAAGTAG
- a CDS encoding outer spore coat protein CotE produces the protein MADYREIITKAVTGKGRKFTQSTHTIKPAHRPTSILGCWVINHKYNAKKVGDAVEVKGTYDINTWFSHSDNTKTEVVTETVSYTDVVKLKYRDENSLGDEIEVVARVLQQPNCLEASIADNGDSVTVQVEREFLAEVIGETKVCVEVHPDALSEETDWDVDDEEFEELNPDFIVDGYEE, from the coding sequence ATGGCTGACTACAGAGAAATAATTACGAAAGCTGTCACAGGTAAAGGTAGAAAGTTTACGCAGTCTACACATACGATTAAACCTGCACATCGTCCTACTAGCATTTTAGGTTGTTGGGTTATCAACCATAAATATAATGCAAAAAAGGTAGGAGACGCAGTCGAAGTGAAAGGAACATACGACATTAATACGTGGTTCTCTCATAGCGACAATACAAAGACAGAAGTAGTGACAGAGACAGTTTCTTACACTGATGTTGTGAAGCTTAAATACAGAGATGAAAACAGTTTAGGTGATGAAATTGAAGTAGTCGCTCGTGTTTTACAACAGCCAAATTGCTTAGAGGCTAGTATTGCTGATAACGGTGATAGCGTAACAGTACAAGTAGAGAGAGAATTTTTAGCAGAAGTAATAGGTGAAACAAAAGTATGTGTAGAAGTTCATCCAGACGCTTTATCAGAAGAAACTGATTGGGATGTTGACGATGAAGAATTTGAAGAATTAAATCCAGACTTTATTGTGGATGGGTATGAAGAATAG
- a CDS encoding RicAFT regulatory complex protein RicA family protein has product MAKYTKQEIITKARELATMISETEEVEFFTKAEEKINENQKVKEMIASVKSLQKQAVNFQHYGKESALEKTEAKLDNLLQEIDEIPIVQDFKESQKEVNDLLQLVASTITKTVTDEIIKTTGGDVLRGETGSFVRNSSGSSCN; this is encoded by the coding sequence ATGGCGAAATATACAAAACAAGAAATAATTACAAAGGCAAGAGAATTAGCAACAATGATTTCAGAAACAGAAGAAGTTGAATTTTTTACAAAAGCGGAAGAAAAAATTAATGAAAATCAAAAAGTAAAAGAAATGATTGCTAGTGTGAAAAGTTTACAAAAACAAGCTGTAAACTTTCAACATTATGGGAAAGAATCAGCTTTAGAAAAAACGGAAGCAAAATTAGACAACTTATTACAAGAAATTGACGAGATTCCAATTGTTCAAGATTTCAAAGAGTCTCAAAAGGAAGTTAATGATTTATTGCAATTAGTTGCGTCTACCATTACAAAAACGGTAACGGATGAGATCATAAAAACAACTGGTGGAGATGTCCTCCGTGGAGAAACAGGATCATTCGTTCGTAATAGTTCAGGAAGTAGCTGTAATTAA
- the miaB gene encoding tRNA (N6-isopentenyl adenosine(37)-C2)-methylthiotransferase MiaB, whose protein sequence is MNEKQRLESQQIATKNPSDKKSEKDYSKFFESVYVAPSLKDAKKRGKEEVKYHKDFSISQEFHGLGQGKKFYIRTYGCQMNEHDTEVMAGIFLELGYEPTDGVEDADVILLNTCAIRENAENKVFGELGHLKHLKSEKPDLLIGVCGCMSQEESVVNKILKTYQQVDMIFGTHNIHRLPNILNEAYMSKEMVVEVWSKEGDVIENLPKVRKGNIKAWVNIMYGCDKFCTYCIVPYTRGKERSRRPEDIIQEVRHLAAQGYKEITLLGQNVNAYGKDFEDRKYGLGDLMDEIRKIDIPRIRFTTSHPRDFDDHLIEVLGKGGNLLDHIHLPVQSGSSEILKIMARKYSREQYLELVRKIKEAMPNASLTTDIIVGFPNETEEQFEETLSLYREVEFDSAYTFIYSPREGTPAAKMKDNVPMEVKKERLQRLNAIVNEISAKKLKEYEGKIVNVLVEGESKKNPEVLSGYTEKSKLVNFRAPKSAIGQIVSVKITEAKTWTLNGEMVEQPVEVK, encoded by the coding sequence ATGAACGAGAAACAAAGGTTAGAATCGCAACAAATTGCAACAAAAAATCCATCGGACAAAAAATCCGAAAAGGACTATAGTAAATTTTTTGAAAGTGTTTATGTCGCTCCTTCTTTGAAAGATGCAAAAAAACGTGGAAAAGAAGAAGTAAAGTACCATAAAGATTTTAGTATATCTCAAGAATTTCATGGCTTAGGACAAGGCAAGAAGTTTTATATTAGAACTTATGGTTGCCAAATGAACGAGCATGATACGGAAGTGATGGCTGGTATTTTTCTAGAATTAGGTTATGAACCAACAGACGGTGTGGAAGACGCTGACGTCATTCTACTAAATACTTGTGCAATCCGTGAAAATGCTGAAAATAAGGTGTTCGGTGAGCTTGGTCATTTAAAACATTTGAAAAGTGAAAAGCCAGATCTTTTGATAGGTGTTTGTGGTTGTATGTCGCAAGAGGAATCAGTTGTAAATAAAATTCTTAAAACCTACCAACAAGTTGATATGATTTTCGGTACACATAATATTCATCGTCTTCCTAATATTTTAAATGAAGCTTATATGTCTAAAGAAATGGTCGTAGAAGTATGGTCTAAAGAAGGGGATGTCATTGAGAATCTCCCTAAAGTACGTAAAGGTAATATTAAAGCTTGGGTCAATATTATGTACGGGTGTGATAAATTCTGTACGTATTGTATTGTTCCTTATACACGCGGAAAAGAGCGTAGTAGACGTCCAGAAGATATTATTCAGGAAGTACGCCATTTAGCTGCACAAGGTTATAAAGAAATTACTCTTCTTGGCCAAAACGTTAATGCTTATGGTAAAGACTTTGAAGACAGAAAATACGGTTTAGGCGACCTTATGGACGAAATTCGTAAAATTGATATTCCTAGAATCCGTTTCACGACTAGTCACCCAAGAGATTTTGACGATCACTTAATAGAAGTGTTAGGTAAAGGCGGTAACTTATTAGATCACATCCATTTACCAGTACAATCAGGTAGTTCAGAAATATTGAAAATAATGGCTCGTAAATATAGTCGTGAGCAATATTTAGAACTTGTTCGTAAGATTAAGGAAGCAATGCCGAACGCTTCTCTAACTACTGATATTATTGTAGGGTTCCCTAACGAGACGGAGGAACAGTTCGAAGAAACACTTTCCTTATATCGTGAAGTTGAATTTGATTCTGCTTATACGTTTATTTATTCACCACGTGAAGGTACACCAGCTGCTAAAATGAAAGATAATGTACCAATGGAAGTGAAAAAAGAGCGTCTACAAAGGTTAAACGCTATCGTTAATGAGATTTCAGCTAAAAAACTTAAAGAATATGAAGGTAAAATTGTTAATGTGCTTGTAGAAGGAGAAAGTAAGAAAAATCCCGAAGTACTTTCAGGCTATACAGAAAAGAGTAAATTAGTAAACTTCAGAGCACCTAAATCTGCTATTGGGCAAATAGTATCTGTGAAAATTACAGAAGCAAAAACATGGACATTAAATGGGGAAATGGTTGAACAACCAGTTGAGGTGAAATAA
- a CDS encoding 2-oxoacid:ferredoxin oxidoreductase subunit beta: protein MATFKDFRNSVKPNWCPGCGDFSVQAAIQRAAANVGLVPEELAVISGIGCSGRISGYINSYGFHGIHGRSLPIAQGVKMANKDLTVIASGGDGDGFAIGLGHTIHAIRRNIDVTYIVMDNQIYGLTKGQTSPRSDVGFKTKSTPQGSIESSLSVMEMALTAGATFVAQSFSTDLKDLTALIEKGIQHKGFSLINVFSPCVTYNKVNTYDWFKENLTKLNDIEGYDPHNKVKAMQTLMEHNGLVTGLIYQNTEQKSYQDLVHGYSETPLATSNIELTEEQFNKLVKEFM from the coding sequence ATGGCAACATTTAAAGATTTTCGTAATAGTGTAAAACCTAACTGGTGTCCTGGTTGCGGAGACTTCTCCGTACAAGCAGCTATCCAACGTGCAGCAGCAAATGTTGGTCTTGTTCCAGAAGAATTAGCAGTAATTTCTGGTATTGGTTGTTCAGGACGTATTTCTGGATATATTAATTCATACGGATTCCATGGTATTCATGGACGTTCACTACCAATCGCTCAAGGTGTAAAAATGGCTAATAAAGATTTAACTGTTATTGCATCTGGTGGTGACGGAGATGGGTTTGCAATTGGACTAGGTCATACTATCCATGCCATTCGTCGTAATATTGACGTAACTTATATCGTAATGGATAACCAAATTTACGGTTTAACGAAAGGTCAAACATCTCCTCGTAGTGATGTAGGTTTTAAAACAAAATCTACACCACAAGGTTCAATTGAATCTTCCTTATCTGTAATGGAAATGGCTCTAACAGCTGGTGCTACATTTGTTGCACAAAGTTTCTCTACAGATTTAAAAGATTTAACAGCGCTAATTGAAAAAGGAATTCAACATAAAGGTTTCTCTTTAATTAACGTTTTCAGTCCATGTGTAACATATAACAAAGTAAACACGTATGACTGGTTTAAAGAAAACTTAACAAAGTTAAATGATATTGAAGGTTATGACCCGCATAACAAAGTTAAGGCAATGCAAACGTTAATGGAACATAACGGATTAGTTACTGGATTAATCTATCAAAATACGGAACAAAAATCTTATCAAGATCTTGTTCATGGGTATAGTGAAACTCCATTAGCAACATCAAACATTGAATTAACAGAAGAACAATTTAATAAACTAGTTAAAGAATTCATGTAA
- a CDS encoding 2-oxoacid:acceptor oxidoreductase subunit alpha translates to MINQLSWKVGGQQGEGIESTGEIFSIALNRLGYYLYGYRHFSSRIKGGHTNNKIRVSTTQVRSISDDLDILVAFDQETIDVNYHELRQGGVVLADAKFKPTIPEDGKATLYAVPFTEIASELGTSLMKNMVAVGASAAILDLDIESFRVVVQEIFGRKGEQIVEKNMEAIKAGEQYVKSQSEDVPLMKLEKADGKQRLFMIGNDAIALGAVAAGSRFMPAYPITPASEIMEYLIKKLPDFGGTVIQTEDEIAACTMAIGANYAGVRALTASAGPGLSLMMEAIGLSGMTETPLVVVDTQRGGPSTGLPTKIEQSDLMAMIYGTHGEIPKVVIAPSTVQEAFLDTVEAFNIAEEYQCPVILLTDLQLSLGKQTVEPLDYNNVEIRRGKLVTEELPEAENKAYFKRYEVTEDGVSPRVIPGMKNGIHHVTGVEHDETGKPSEVAGNRQAQMDKRLRKLNNIKFNNPIHVHAPHEEPDVLIVGFNSTRGTIEEAMGRLENDGVKVNHAQVRLIHPFPTEELLPYVKAAKKVFVVEYNATGQLTSILKMNVGHAEKISSILKYDGDPFLPKEIHAKCKELL, encoded by the coding sequence ATGATCAATCAACTTTCATGGAAAGTTGGAGGGCAACAAGGGGAAGGTATCGAAAGTACTGGTGAGATATTTTCCATCGCGCTAAACAGACTAGGATACTACTTATATGGTTATCGCCATTTCTCTTCACGTATTAAAGGTGGTCATACGAATAATAAAATTCGTGTAAGTACAACACAAGTTCGTTCTATTTCAGACGATCTTGATATATTAGTAGCCTTTGACCAAGAGACAATTGATGTAAACTATCATGAATTACGTCAAGGTGGGGTAGTCCTTGCTGATGCAAAGTTTAAACCAACAATTCCTGAAGACGGAAAAGCGACTTTGTATGCGGTTCCATTTACAGAAATTGCATCTGAATTAGGAACTTCTTTAATGAAGAACATGGTTGCTGTTGGTGCTTCTGCTGCAATTTTAGACCTTGATATCGAATCTTTCCGTGTAGTAGTTCAGGAAATTTTCGGACGTAAAGGGGAACAAATTGTAGAAAAGAATATGGAAGCGATTAAAGCTGGGGAACAATATGTTAAGTCTCAATCAGAAGATGTTCCTTTAATGAAATTAGAAAAAGCTGATGGAAAACAACGTTTGTTTATGATTGGAAACGATGCGATTGCTCTAGGTGCTGTAGCGGCAGGATCTCGCTTTATGCCTGCTTACCCAATCACACCAGCTTCTGAAATTATGGAATACTTAATCAAGAAATTACCTGATTTTGGTGGAACTGTTATTCAGACAGAAGATGAGATTGCAGCTTGTACGATGGCAATCGGTGCAAACTATGCTGGTGTTCGTGCTTTAACTGCATCTGCTGGACCTGGTTTATCATTAATGATGGAAGCTATCGGTCTTTCTGGAATGACAGAAACTCCTCTAGTAGTAGTTGATACTCAACGTGGTGGTCCAAGTACAGGATTACCTACTAAAATAGAACAATCTGATTTAATGGCAATGATTTACGGTACTCACGGTGAAATTCCTAAAGTAGTTATTGCACCAAGTACAGTCCAAGAAGCTTTTCTTGATACAGTAGAAGCGTTTAACATTGCAGAAGAATATCAATGCCCGGTTATTTTACTAACAGATCTGCAATTATCATTAGGTAAACAAACAGTAGAACCATTAGATTATAATAATGTAGAAATAAGACGTGGTAAGTTAGTAACAGAAGAGTTACCAGAAGCTGAAAATAAAGCATATTTTAAACGATATGAAGTAACAGAAGATGGAGTTTCTCCGCGTGTTATTCCAGGTATGAAAAATGGAATCCATCACGTTACTGGTGTTGAGCATGATGAAACAGGTAAACCTTCAGAGGTTGCTGGAAATCGTCAAGCACAAATGGATAAACGTTTACGTAAGTTAAACAACATTAAGTTCAATAATCCTATCCATGTACATGCACCTCATGAAGAACCCGATGTTTTAATAGTAGGATTTAACTCTACTAGAGGAACAATCGAAGAAGCAATGGGAAGATTGGAAAATGACGGTGTGAAAGTAAACCATGCTCAAGTTCGTTTAATCCATCCATTCCCGACGGAAGAATTGCTTCCATATGTGAAAGCAGCGAAAAAAGTGTTTGTTGTGGAATACAACGCTACAGGGCAATTAACAAGCATTCTAAAGATGAATGTTGGACATGCTGAGAAAATAAGTAGCATCTTGAAGTATGATGGAGATCCATTCTTACCGAAAGAAATTCACGCGAAGTGCAAGGAGCTGTTATAA
- a CDS encoding dipeptidase produces the protein MNTKIFDAHSDVLYKMWLDPTISFHNSPQLHITSQQLKSSGSKIQCFAIYVPENVKIHAFEVAIQMIDIFYEKIINKTPNLKLIRTKEDINHLKEEEIGAILTLEGCESIGSSIERLRALYRLGVSSIGLTWNFANEVADGVLERRGAGLTNFGREVVLENNKHNIWTDVSHLSEIGFWEVMELGNHVIASHSNVKEICNHPRNLTNEQIKMLIEKDGVIGITFVPPFLVENGNATVFDIIKHIDHVCALGGENNVGFGSDFDGITETVQGLSTFSEYENLINILLNYYTDTQVQKFLFDNFVRKFPGN, from the coding sequence ATGAACACAAAAATTTTTGATGCACATAGTGATGTACTTTATAAAATGTGGTTAGACCCAACCATTTCATTTCATAACAGTCCTCAATTGCACATAACTTCACAACAATTAAAATCTAGCGGATCAAAAATACAATGTTTCGCTATTTACGTACCAGAAAACGTAAAAATTCATGCGTTTGAAGTTGCAATTCAAATGATTGATATTTTCTATGAAAAAATAATAAACAAAACTCCAAACTTAAAACTAATACGTACGAAAGAAGATATCAATCACTTAAAAGAAGAGGAAATAGGAGCTATTCTCACGCTGGAAGGGTGTGAATCAATAGGTTCTAGTATAGAGCGTTTAAGGGCATTGTACCGCCTTGGAGTTAGTTCGATAGGTCTTACATGGAACTTTGCTAATGAAGTAGCTGACGGCGTTCTAGAAAGAAGAGGTGCTGGGCTAACGAACTTCGGAAGAGAAGTAGTGTTAGAAAACAATAAACATAACATATGGACAGATGTTTCTCACCTTTCAGAAATAGGTTTCTGGGAAGTAATGGAATTAGGTAATCACGTTATTGCCTCACATTCAAACGTAAAAGAAATTTGTAATCATCCGAGGAATTTAACGAACGAACAAATAAAGATGTTAATAGAAAAAGACGGGGTTATCGGTATAACATTTGTTCCGCCCTTTTTAGTAGAAAATGGAAATGCAACTGTATTTGATATTATAAAGCATATTGATCATGTATGTGCACTAGGCGGAGAAAATAATGTTGGGTTTGGCTCTGACTTTGATGGCATCACAGAAACTGTTCAAGGATTAAGTACCTTTTCAGAATATGAGAATTTAATTAATATTCTATTAAATTATTATACTGATACACAAGTTCAAAAGTTTTTATTTGACAATTTCGTTAGAAAATTCCCAGGAAACTAG
- the spoVS gene encoding stage V sporulation protein SpoVS: MEILKVSAKSNPNSVAGALAGVLRERGAAEIQAIGAGALNQAVKAVAIARGFVAPSGVDLICIPAFTDILIDGEERTAIKLIVEPR; the protein is encoded by the coding sequence ATGGAGATATTAAAGGTTTCAGCCAAGTCCAACCCTAACTCTGTAGCAGGAGCTCTTGCAGGTGTATTAAGAGAAAGAGGTGCTGCAGAAATTCAGGCAATTGGTGCAGGTGCACTAAACCAAGCGGTAAAAGCAGTTGCAATTGCAAGAGGATTTGTAGCGCCAAGTGGAGTAGATTTAATTTGCATCCCCGCCTTTACAGACATATTAATTGATGGGGAAGAACGGACTGCTATAAAACTCATTGTGGAACCGAGATAA